The Megalopta genalis isolate 19385.01 chromosome 8, iyMegGena1_principal, whole genome shotgun sequence sequence TAAAACGcgttaacgagcgacagaaagCGAGCAATGCAGAGGCGAAGTTTCGGTACCGAAGCGGAGTGTCGAAACCACCATTTAGGTATGTTCAGTAtatgtattaaataaattatttatgctGTAACAGAACGTTTCCATTTCCGTCAAATCGCCACTGATTCCGCAGGAATCATTCATGAATTTGCCTAGCATTTTCCTGATGTTTTCTTCGCCATTGGTTCGATGTAAATGTGTACTAGTAACCTCCTCGTGGTTCTTTTTGGTTCGATGGACGTATTGGTGTCTATGTATATTGAATTTACCAATAAGTTTGAGTAGATGGTATAATTAGCTTTGTCTCTGCTGTTTTTGTATAGACTATAGACTGATGGTAGTATTCACAGTCTTTGTAGTTTGCTCGGCGAGCTCCACCGCATAAGGCTATGAGAAAGAAAAATACCATTAGTGCTGCATTAAAAAGCTATTTCATCGACTTTTCTTCTATCGACGTCGAATAAAAAAGAATTGATCGCAAAAACGTGTTTCTTTGCCAATTAAATTGTGAAAAGTTTCTTAGTAACAAATTTCATACGAAAAAGAATTGTCCTAAAATATCTATTGACAAACGATGGTCATAAAAATGGCAAACAATGGAccaaaaaagtatttgatacATAAAAGAACAGTCATATTGTTACGGATTAATTGATTTTATGGATGTGGAGATAAGTGTTCCAAAAATGGTATAGGATCCAGGAAGAAGCAATTCCTCAAgtgatttcaagtaactttttccttaacgaaaatgttagccgtgttaacgaattattaacgaattattaaaatACCGACCAATCGGAGATCGAGTCTACGAATTCTGATGCGATGACCGGCTACGTTTAGGGTAGTGTTGGCTTTCAGCCGAGTTCGAGGCTTGTACAAAACAGCATATGTCAAACTACTGTTCCGCAACAGACAAAAATAATTCGGAATCCTAACAGAATGAATTAAACTGATGCGCAATGATATTTTTGAATAATAAGTAACTCCGTCAAACAACATAAAAgatgtatttttttttaaatatgtaaaaaatattACGTTAATAAGAAGCACATTAATTTAATTATGAATCGGTCGAgtttaattataaaaactagATCGGTCTACTGACCTGAAACAATGGGAGacaactgcacagctgatcgcAGGTGTACAATGATGAAGAAGCGATACCGTTGGGTTTAAATAATAAACAGAACGCACGACACAGGATGCTGCCCCTACCGCTGTTCGTGTCGAGCTCTAGTTGTCGTTAAAATGAATTCAACGATATACGATATTATGACATTGAGTCCCTAAATAATACTGAAATAGTTTTCCCGGCTTTTCGAGCCAAATACATACTGTACGTCGTCACGGCCCGAACCCCGACGTAGcgttaaatttaaaaattgatctGCAAAAGGAACGCTCGGCACTATATCCATATATTCATCAAATTTCTTAACGATATGGGAATGGAAGGAGGGGCAAGGGGTTATTGGTccgtatttttcgttaataattcgttaacacggctaacattttcgttaaggaaaaaattacttgaaaTCCGTAACAATATGACTGTTCTTTTATATATCAAATACCTTTTTGGTAGTTCTGCCAACTATTAAAACAAGAGTGGGGTAGTTATATGGAAAGGATAATAAGATAGAAACGACTCTGGTACACGAAAAAATGCAAGCAGAAGAAGAAAGTTTTTAAGTTGCAGAAGTTGGCTCGGATAGAGAGAAGAAGGCTCGGATGATTGCAAGAAAGCAACTAACTATATCAAACCAGAAAAGAGAAGAAATAGGCAGAGTAGGAATATATCTGACTTCTGGTGAGAATGGATTGATTATGAAATTTTTCAAAGCAATGTCCATAGAAACTTGTAAATGACTTATGAAAGGAAGAGAAAATCTgcaaaaactgaaaaatataaaaaatatattctatattagtAAGTAGAAAGAAGAATGAAGAAACGAATTATAGAAacgttgtatttcaattacactcatGATTAGAGTAATTAGCAATTAAGCCAAATGTAATTGAAGAATAATTGTtagttattatttaattaaattactatGTAAATAGgatacaatataattaaattatctgGCTGCTGATTGGTGCACTTTTGGATCACCAAATTTTGTAGTATATTGTATATAAGACGtacgaaaagaaattcaaagagATTCATCAAAGATCTTTGCACAAACGCTGTAACTCTGTTGTTAGACACCTTAATTATTCTTTAAAATACTGTCTGTAAAATACTGTTGTTAAAACAATTATCTTGATCGATTAAACATTCACTCGTTATTAATTACTAGTTCGAAGTTAAGCGTTTCGGAAAGTACCTTACACACAATGTTGCCTAGAGCAGTTTACCATTGTTCACTTCGAAACAGATACgacattataaatataaaaatataggaTCCATTGAAAAAGTAATTCGATTATATTCGAAAGAATATAATGAATGTTAAATTAAATCTCACTAACTCAATTTCTGAAAACAAAAATACTTAAAGTATAGATTTTAATTTGAGACTAAAATGTGCTCTAGCTCTCGCTAGTTTTTCTaccaattaaatattaaatataaaagtaAATTGCCCTTTCTTCTCCAAATTATAAAAAACAATTAATGTATTTTTCTTAAACAAACTTAATTTCATTACGGAGCATTAGAACTCATAAGTCAGTGGATTCTAATTTATGGTAAtattcaagataatttttatgcatttgagAAATGACATAGGTTCTGATCTATGCTAAAATTGATGTAGAATCTTACTAGGAGGCAGCACTATACCACAGACTTGGGATCCGTACAGACGTTGCATCTTATAGGCTTTTCTGTCTGAGTTTTAGGGGTTCTTGAGCAGACCTCCCAGCATCCTGACCGTTCGTGGAATTTCCATTCAAGGCCAGTGAGTCCATTGGTGTCCAATGGTGTCAGGGATTCTGCTCGGAATCTGCTCCAAATGGCTCCAAGTCACAAATGGAATTGGACGATTCCAATGGATTGTCAATGGAAATCCATTGGCATCATCCAATCCCATTTATGATGGGTAATTCTCCCACTCCTACTTTTCTGAAAAAAGTCGTAAAGCGGTCAGGATGCTCGGAGGCCTACTTAGAGCCCCCTTACCATTTCGTGTCGCGATCAGCATTACCGATAGTTCACGAAAAATAGGCACGTTAGCAAGAAGCGAATATCCTGTATATATCATTTCTACTACGAATGCTGAATATTATTTGGAGGCAGCAAGCGTGTACGGCGTGAATATTTAAGTGGTGGAAATAGTATTTATGAAACATGTACTACAGAAATACGATatagtgtacagtaaattctctccaattgtccctcagcttgaaaacaaaaatggacaatttgtgaagaagagatacgattattcgagcctcatggcttgtttttatagtcaccgattgtcaacaactataaaaacgagtcgcaagggtCAAATAACCGTCTCTCCAATTCAGAACCGAAGACTCTGAGTCTTTCCCATGCGAGAAATGTTGATTCAAAGCTACACCCTCCACCACTGGGTTGATCACTTTTTCCCAGCGCCCCGCCACCTAGAGGACTTCGGTCATTTTACATGCCGAAAACACCACCCACATTTGAATCACCACGTTGAATACCgagatgtgtgtgtgtgtgtgtgtgtgtgtgtgtgtgtgtgtgtgtgtgtgtgtgtgtgtgtgtgtgtgtgtgtgtgtgtgtgtgtgtgtgatactTTCCCAAGAGAACAAGCAAAGCCGCCATAGCAGAACACTGTGTCGCAGTCAAAAGCAAGCGCAGCGAACAAGTGAAGCTAGTGCAATAATACTCGACATTGTATTTACAAAGTCAGCGACTCGGATACCTCGGGGATGCTACCCTCCCCTCTCCCAACCGTACCCCCCATGGGCTCTTCCTGAGTCGGAAACCTTTGAGCGATCTTAACACTCCTTGACTAACAAGAAGAAATCCCCAGAGTCGATGCTCACTTTTTTTATGAGATTTGgtgatagagcttgtaaagctgaaatcaattaattaatgttaaagttaATAAAAGCCCAGAAAGACGCGCTGGATTACGGCGGGAGAGGTCTGGTAAGTCGGATCGAACCTCCTACCTTTCCCCACTCCCTAATATTCCTGGAATTGCGCTGGTGCGATACCCTTTCGCTTGCGTTATTGGGAACGGGGGTTCGGCTCTGACCGATGATGCCCGAACCGTGCACCGACTCACACCGTGCGTACGCTTCTTCATTCGGTCGAAACCGTACCGTTCCGCGTAGGGATATCGGTTTTGAACGGGTAATGCATACACATGTATACACGTTAGTTAATGTGGAATTAATGTATCCGTATTTTAATAATCGCATCAGGCGCGTGTGCTTATTGTTTATGTATGTACGGTGTTGCATTTAAGCGATCACGGGTGAGCGAGACATAACAAAGTTAAAGGAGAGTTTTAAGATAATCGTAGCAAAATTTTTGTGAACTCTTTTTTCCGGAGTTTTTTATAAATTGATCTAGAATTTCTTTGTACCCATCTTTTAGGGGATACTGAAACGAATTCGTCAGGCTTTATAACATAGTCTTTTCcaaatctaaaaaaaaaaaaaattgtacatTTATCTATAAAAAAATCttgataatttttattatatatgtatatgtacgaaTATCAGCATATACACAATTACAACGTCGTAATTATTTATACCGTTCTTAATATTTTGGTATCATAAATTGCTTATTATTAGAAGTTATGCAGATGTGAGGAAATTTGTCAGTATTATTTATAAACTACAACTATTTAAAATCATACTCATGTTCTATAGATCCCTTGgactaatatatttaaatagtcGGGcgacatatacatatgtataaaaattgtaattaaaaaatatgtcaATTAAGAATTCcaaaatttttaacaatttaatatgtatgtctaaaaaattaaaaatgaatttatgAACAAGTCAACGAATAGCCACACAATTGTTTAATATTAGCAtgtcaaataaaaaatatagctTAGTGTTCGTTTCTGCTTTACTTTGGAGAAATCGCTTGAACGCTTTCGTGCAAGCATCGATAGTTTTCGTAGGGATATTGTAACGCGGCAACAATGTACTTTCAAAAGCTGGCAACGCTGTAAATTTAGCCACCTCAGCCATATCCTTTTTTCTGTTGCAGTCAAATATAGTTCACTAGTTGACCGTCTATTAGGTAGAGTCCGCTATCATACAACAGTATTTTGTGCAAAGTCGGTAATTCAGACCCCGAGACAAAAACAAAAGTATGTGATatcaattaattataaattatattaacccttagcgctccacgcgtttctcgagtactatctaccagcaactccgacacatttttggagcaaagcgcttGAGATAAAGAAaatcttattttgagcggaaaaaaTTATACGTCCTTGTGAaggcatttgattttattcattttatgttgctaagtataaaaatgggcaaaaaatgttttaatcgtaatggtacacacgctaagcacgttttcactacaaataacaattgccaacgtcgacaaaaacatagcatcttccgtgtaatcatgctaaaaacaaacacggatgtctccatagcggagccaacggagcgctaagggttaatttgttaatttgtataAAGTTGATTTTTCTTTATCACTTAGTTGCTCTGTCAAGACCAATTGAGACTGAAGAAGAGTCATCTGACGAATCAAGTCTAGCTAGCGAACTCTAATCTTTCTATTGACTAAAAAAAGAAGATAGGACGAAAGCTTGTAGGAAATTCAGAATTCCATGAAAAACGAAAATCAGACATTATAGAGCACACGTCTCAGAATTAAGTAAATAAAGTATTATCACATTTCACCATATATGTATTTGCGTTTAAATTTATTCTGTATACAAATCCTCCCGACCGCTCCATCGCTACACGGGTATCCGAACCAGCCAATTGCAGCCAGTATCTCTACATTTCATTATACACAGAGCTCTCAGATGCCTGACCGCTTTACAACTTCCTTCCAGGAAAATAGGAGTGGGAGGATAATCTGTCACAAATGGGATTGGATGATTCCAATGGTTTTCATTGGCAATCCATTGGAATCGTCCAATCCCATTTGTGAGGTTCATCTCCGCCACTTGGAGCAGATTTCGAATAGAATTCCTGACACTATTGGACATGCTAGACACCAATGGACACACTAGCTTTGAGTGGAAATTCCAAGAACGGTCAGACGTCTGATCGTAACGCCTCTATGTACGTATGAAAATTCTCATGCCTACATCACATGATCGAAACCCTAGTGACATCTTGCAGCAATGTATGTTCTGCATTGTGTCTACTTCTTTTCAATTGGCACGTTATATCCGGTTTACTGAAATTTTGGCGAGAAGACAATTGTTGCATCAATCTGACAATCTGTAACGAGTCAaggtatatttaattatattcatATGGTTTATAATAATCTTGTACAACCATCTGATATGCAAAATCTAAGGACGTTGAATTAATTGCACTTTAATATATAACTACTCAATTAATCGATCAATACGGCACATGGTGGATTCGTGAGTTTAAAGTTTCAgtacaaaatttatttattgtccatatacacacacacacacacagctttGCAAATTAGTTGGATTACCGGTTTGTagacaataattattttattgatataatatatatgcctAACTTACAGTTATAACCTACAAAAGTGATTTCTTATTCTTCAAGTCACCAAACATCTGTTTGtcatttataataacaattgGTTTTTTGTTCAAATTATGCGTCTTATTATCCTGAATTAAAAAGTATTTATAGATctagtaaatctaaaataataattaaaatttcaattatttggtattataaagatatataacATCTATATAAACTTTTGTCTAATTTCTCTATTAAAATCAAGTGCAATAGTTTTGTTTAAGAAATGTTGATATAGTTGAAacagaatttataaattacaggAACAACTCACATGTACCAGAATGTCAACTTTTCTTGGGCTTATTAAGGAGATACCTGGAATCTCAGTGGATCGTTTTGATGAAGAAAACTTAACATCTTCTGTGTTCTTTCTTAGTCATTGTCATTATGATCATATGCAAGGATTATCTGATGTATTTTTTGAACATTTAAATGTACATAGTAAATATCTTTATTGCAGTCCGATTACAAAGgcattattagaaaataaatttaattttagaaCTTCTTGTGTTAAGACAATAGATATTGATAAACCtgttattgtagaatataaacTAGAcaatgaagataaaattattattactgtaacaTGTGTCTCAGCAGGACATTGTCTTGGATCTGTAATGTTTCTTTTTGAAAGAGATAATTTATTAGTGTTATATACTGGTGATTTTCGCATTAATCCTATGGATTTTCCAAAGTTGAAAGGTCTACATTATCATAAAAATTCGAAATTAGTGCCTAGGACTTTTACTAAAATTTATCTTGATACAACATTTTTGAGTAACGATTTTCCTTCTTTCCCCAGTAGAATAAAAAGTATGACTAAAATGAGAGATGTTGTTCAAAACTGGTTAAGTGAAGACCCAAGGAACGTTGTTATTCTGGAGTGTTCTGCCAATTATGGTTCTGAATTTCTCTTTGTAGAACTTTCTAAACTTTTAAATATGAAAATTCATATAAAAGATTTTATATATAACAGTTATTGTCGAATTGGAGAATTATCCAATCACGTTACAAATGATGCATATAGTACTCCAATTCATGCATGCAAAAACAAATTTACTTCGCCAAATTTATATTGTCGACATGATGTGAGCATTGAAAACATCTTGATAATAATTCCATCTGTAATGAAATGGAGGAAAAAAGATACAAGCATAGTTGGAACATGGGATGATGTTAAAGAAAGAACTTTTAATATATGCTATTCCACTCATTCTTCTTACAATGAACTTAGAGCATTTCTTCAATATTTCAAAGCATTGGAAATATATCCATGCGTAGTTAAGACAGAAAGCGAAGAAGAAACTTATCGTTTACTAAATGAAATAACAGCAAAGTCAGATGAAAAGGTATCAGTGAaagaaacatatgaattagaatTACCTGATTATAAACTATTAAATAAACCTTCATTTAAGTCTAAATATTTTAGCAGTGATGAGGATAGTTCatgataatatttaatatttattttaggaATGATTGATTATTGTAATTCATACAATATGACATAAACATGAATTATGTagattatattgttatatatataattttgtatttttttcatatgttgacacaaaaattgtatttgtaataaatacgaatgatttaaatgtttttaacgattttattttccatatttaTAGAGTTAAATTTCATGTTGCAGAAACTTACTTGTACCCTTGTTAAATAAAACTGTTTAAAAATGGAAAAGTTGGCATTAGCACAAGAAAAAGTATGGTTTGATAAGCCATCATACGACAAAGCAGAAAGACTGTATTTTGAAAAAATGGCTAAGGTAAGTGTTAGCGTCTGATTTACAAATCCATATTATGTAATTTAAAAGGGC is a genomic window containing:
- the LOC117225094 gene encoding protein artemis isoform X5, with amino-acid sequence MSTFLGLIKEIPGISVDRFDEENLTSSVFFLSHCHYDHMQGLSDVFFEHLNVHSKYLYCSPITKALLENKFNFRTSCVKTIDIDKPVIVEYKLDNEDKIIITVTCVSAGHCLGSVMFLFERDNLLVLYTGDFRINPMDFPKLKGLHYHKNSKLVPRTFTKIYLDTTFLSNDFPSFPSRIKSMTKMRDVVQNWLSEDPRNVVILECSANYGSEFLFVELSKLLNMKIHIKDFIYNSYCRIGELSNHVTNDAYSTPIHACKNKFTSPNLYCRHDVSIENILIIIPSVMKWRKKDTSIVGTWDDVKERTFNICYSTHSSYNELRAFLQYFKALEIYPCVVKTESEEETYRLLNEITAKSDEKKLTCTLVK